CAGTGTCCGCTTCTGATATATGCTCTAATGCAAGCGCTACAAGCTCTTCTGTCTCAGGTCTAGGAACGAGCACACGCTCATCCACCATAAATTTACGTTCATAGAACATCTGAAAACCCGTAATATGCGCAAGCGGCTCATGTCGAACAAGACGTGCAATACCTTCTTCAAATTGCACACGCTCTACATCACTCAGTTTACGCTCATTCAGCATAATATCCGTTCTAGAGAGATCAAACAGATCCATCATCAAATATGTCGCTCCAATAGCTGGTTCTTGCGCATCAATAAGCGCTGTTTCACCTTCTTTGATGAGACTTCTTAAATTAGAGTACGCCATCATTTAACGCTTCTAATTTAGACGTTTGTTCAGCAATCGTTAACGCATCAATTACTTCGCTTAATTTACCTTCCACGATCTGATCCAGCTTTTGAATCGTTAAACCGATACGGTGATCCGTTACACGGTTTTGAGGATAGTTGTATGTTCTAATACGTTCAGAACGGTCCCCTGTACCTACCGCTGATTTACGTTGTTCAGAATACTTCGCCTGTTCTTCCTGTAATTTCGCATCAAATACACGCGTTTTAAGTAACTTCAATGCCTTTTCACGGTTTTTAATTTGAGATTTCTCTGAAGACGTTGCCACAATCCCAGTCGGAATATGTGTAATACGTACTGCTGAGTCAGTCGTGTTAACGTGCTGACCACCAGAACCAGATGAACGGTACGTCTCAATACGTAAATCTTCCTGACGAATTTCAATTTCAACATCTTCTACTTCTGGTAATACCGCTACCGTTGCTGTAGATGTGTGAATACGTCCACCACTTTCAGTCGTCGGGATACGTTGTACACGGTGTGCCCCATTTTCGAATTTCAGTTTACTGTAAGCACCTTTACCAATAATTGTGAAACTAATCTCTTTAAATCCACCGTGATCCGCTTCATTCGTTTCCATAACTTCAATCTTCCAGCCTTGTTCTTCTGAGAATCTTGAATACATACGGAATAAGTCTCCGGCAAAGATATTTGCTTCATCCCCACCAGCTGCACCACGAATCTCCATAACTACGTTCTTATCATCCATAGGATCTTTAGGAATCAATAAAAATTTCATTTTTTCTTCTAATACCGGGATTTGCGGCTTTAATTCATTGATTTCTTCTTTAATCATTTCCTGCTCATCCGCATCACTTGCGTCACCCATCATTTCTAATGCTTCTTCAAGTTGCTGCTTCACTTCTTTATATTCTCTGAACACTTCAACTGTTTCCTGAAGGTCAGCCTGTTCTTTCGAGTATTCTCTTAATTTGTCTGTGTCGCTGACGATATCAGGATCACTTAATAATTCATTTAACTGTTCATAACGTTGTTCTACGATTTCTAACTGATCAAACATAACATTCTCCTTTAAATTTTATTTAGGTACAATATGGTGTTCCCGACATCTCGGTTCGTAGCTTTCCTTAGCACCAACAAGGATAATCGGATCATCAAACTTAGCAGGGGCACCGTCAATTAATCGTTGCGTACGAGAACTCGGCGCTCCACATACACTGCACACAGCCTGCAGTTTCGTTACATGTTCGCTAACCGCCATAAGTTCTGGTACCGGTTCAAACGGCACACCTCGAAAGTCCATATCCAGTCCTGCAACAATCACTCTATATCCTTCTTCAGCAAGTTGAGTTGCAACACCTACGACATCATTATCAAAGAACTGTACTTCATCTATCGCTATAATATCATGTGTCTCTTTTACATGTTCTAATATTTCTGATGAATGATGTACATTTACAGCCTCTACTTTATTACCGTTATGCGATACAACTTCCAGATCACTATATCTATCGTCTATAGACGGTTTAAATACAATCACTTTTTGTTTCGCAAAAAGTCCGCGTCGCACGCGTCGAATCAGTTCTTCACTTTTTCCGCTAAACATGCTCCCTGTAATACATTCTATCCAACCTGAATGGTAATGCTCATACATTTAAATGCCACCTTTATAAACAATAATCGATTAATTATATCATAAATCGTTTATAAAAAATAAAAAATCCCACAACCAAAACTGGCCATGGGATCATTTGAATTATTGGTTGCTTGATTTGAATCCGAACTTTTTGTTGAAACGTTCCACACGACCATCCGCAGATGCGAATTTTTGACGTCCTGTGTAGAATGGGTGTGAATCAGATGAGATATCTAAACGGATAACTGGATATTCGTTTCCATCTTCCCATGTCATTGTTTCACTTGAAGTACGTGTAGACCCACTTAAGAATTTAAAATCTGTAGTAGAATCTAAGAAAATTACTTTGTGATAATCAGGATGAATTCCTTGTTTCATTATTTTTCAGCTCCTTTGCCCTGAACCATCCGGAACAGAGTTTATTCGTGAATAATTTTCACGTCAATACTTACATATTATATATGGATTGTGTGTAGAATGCAACTATAAATTTATATAATCGGCTTACCTGTTTTCGCACTTTCAACCATGCGTTCTCCAAGCTGCTTAAAGAAATCTTCATTAGACTCACTTTGTTTCAGACGTCTTAAGAAACGTTCAGTAAAATCCGGACTATCAGTAAACAAATTGCGCAGCTGCCATATCATATCAAGTTCATTCTTATCGAGTAACAGCTCTTCCTTACGTGTTGAACTGCGTCGAATATCAATTGCTGGATAGACACGTTTTTCGGCAAGCTTTCTATCCAGCGTCAACTCCATGTTACCAGTACCTTTAAACTCTTCATAGATCATATCATCCATACGGCTACCTGTTTCTACAAGCGCTGTTGAGAGTATCGTCAAACTTCCCCCAGCTTCAATGTTACGTGCCGCACCGAAGAATGCTTTCGGCTTATGAAGACTGGCAGGATCTAACCCGCCTGATAACGTTCTTCCACTCGGCGGAATAACAAGGTTATATGCACGAGCGAGACGTGTTATAGAATCCATAAGAATGATAACATTCTCTCCAATTTCAACGAGACGCTTCGCACGTTCAAGGAGTAGTTCAGCAACTTTCACGTGATGCTCAGGGGGCTCGTCAAACGTTGAATGCACCACTTCAGCAGCTTCAACTGAACGTTCAAGGTCTGTAACCTCTTCTGGACGTTCGCCAATCAGCAGTATAAACAGCTTTGCTTCTGGATGGTTAATTGAAATCGCATTTGCAATTTCCTTCAGCAATGACGTCTTACCTGCTTTAGGTGGCGCTACTATCATCCCACGCTGACCAAATCCAATCGGTGTAACCAAGTCCATTATACGGGTAGAATATGCTGTTTTTGTTGTCTCGAGTCGAATGCGTTCATCAGGATAAAGTGGCGTTAATGCCTGGAAATGCGGACGTTTCTTAACCTCTTCGGCATTCTGATCATTAACAAAGTCCACTTGTAATAAACCATAATACTTCTCATTTTCTTTAGGTTTACGTACTTTACCAGTAACTTTATCCCCTTTTTTTATTTCGAATCGACGAATCTGGCTTGCACTGATATAGATATCCTTCTCACCTTTTGAATAGTTGACTGTTCTTAAGAAACCATATCCATCCGGCTGAATATCGTCCAGGATACCTTCCATATAATAATTCCCGTCTTTTTCCATCTGCTTTTCCATAATGGCAAGCACGAGTTCCTTTTTATTAAGTTTACTATAATTTACAAGACCTAACTCTTTTGCACGCTGCGTTAAAGCTTTCGTTGTCTGATTTTTGTAGAGTTCATGAAAAGATTCATATTGCGGACTTGTTCTAATTTTTTCTGTCATAATGACACCCATTTCTATTAAAAATTGTTTTATATATTTATAAGAGTTTATTTAGTGGAATGAAGAAGCTTATAGGGGCAAACAAACTAATTTTAACATGATTTCTGTTTATTACAAAGTAATATTGCTTGTTGTTATATAACAATGTCATCTACAGCAACACATATAAAAGCCCGAATACCACAGAAACGAAAAACTTCTCCTGCAATATTCGGGCTTTACTTAACTTCTGTCGTTCTATTAGATTCTATCGCTATCTTTAATTACTAATCCCGGTTTTTTCTCTAAGCTGTGTCGTCCTTGAATAAAGCGGACCGTACCTGATTTTGCACGCATAACAAGTGAATATGTTTCAGCAAATCCACCTTTAAATTGAACACCTTTCATCAATTCTCCGTCTGTCACAGCAGTTGCTGCAAAGATTGCATCATCACCTTTAACCATATCATCAAGCTTCAATACAGTATTCGGCTCGATACCCATTGCACGACAACGTGCTTCTTGTTCTTCGTCTTCTGGTAATAATATTCCTTGGAAATCGCCGCCTAACGCTTTAATTCCTACAGCAGCGATAACGCCTTCAGGTGCACCACCTGAACCGAACAATACATCTACACCTGTGAAATCAAATGCTGTATTGATTGCGCCAGCTACATCACCGTGTTCAATTAATTTAATACGCGCACCCGCTTCACGAATTTCTTTAATGATACCTTCATGGCGCTTACGGTTTAATAACGTTGCCGTAACTTCTGAGATGTCTTTTCCTTTTGCTTTTGCTACTGCCTGCAAGTTCTCTGTTACTGATTTAGAGATATCAACAACACCTTTACATTCCGGTCCAACCGCAATCTTTTCCATATACATATCAGGTGCATGCAGCAACGTACCACGGTCACCTACAGCAAGTACCGTCATCGCATTCCAGCTACCTTCAGCTACTAGAGTAGTCCCTTCTAAAGGATCTACTGCAATATCAATCGCCGGTCCTTCTTTAGTCCCTAGCTCTTCCCCGATATAAAGCATCGGCGCTTCATCCATTTCACCTTCACCGATTACTACAACTCCGTCCATCGGAATTGTATCAAATACTTCTCGCATTGCAGTTGTCGCTGCATCATCTGCTTCATTCTTAAGGCCCTTACCTACCCATTTCGCACTCTTCAAAGCTGCCGCTTCAGTTACTCTGACTAATTCCATCGATAAACTACGTTCCATCATCATTCTCCTATCACCATTAATTTTCTTAATTAGTATAACATAATTCGTCATTTTACATACTATTAGTTTGTAATTATATACAGGTGATAAATCCAACAAAAAAAGCGAGGCTTACGCTTCGCTTTTTTCTGGAACTTCTAATTCTAGATGTTCCTGTGCCCAGGCTTCAATTGGATGCATTGCTTCAGACAGCGCGATACCTTTGTCTGTTAAAACGTATTTAATAGATAAAGGTGTTGTTGAGATGACTTTCTTCTCTACAAGACCCCACTCAGAGAGTTCTGTAAGTTTCAAACTCAACGCTCTCGGTGTAATCGATTTTAAATCACGTTTAATATCTGAGAAATGCGCTGCATTGTTCTCAGAACGTGATAAATAATTGATCAACAATCCATTCCAGCTTCTACCGAGGATTTTAAATGTCTCTTCTAAATATGGACATACTTCCATAATATCACCTCTTTATTCCTCAATTATAACACGATATAAAAAATATATCCAGTATAAAAAGTATAAGATTATACTATAGTATAATTTTTATATCATAAATGAATAATAAAGACGGTCAGCTGACCGTCTTAATCTTCAATAGATTCTCGCCAAATATCCGCGCCTAAATTTTTCAGCTTTTCTACAATACCACTATAGCCTCTATCAATATGGCGAACATTATATACTGTAGTTACACCATCAGCATATAAGCCTGCGATTACTAGACATGCACCTGCACGCAAATCACTCGCTGCAACCTCAGCTCCAGAAAGATTTGATTTTTGTACAGTAGCTGTCCCGGCAGATTCTTTAATGTTCCCATTCATTCGAACTAATTCTTCAACATGTTTAAAGCGTGCTGGGTATATCGTATCTGTAACAATACTTTGACCGTCCGCTCTAAATAATAACGGCGTAAATGGCTGCTGTAAATCCGTAGCAAATCCTGGATATACATTTGTAGTAATCGTTACAGGTTTGTACGTTTCTGGTTTTTTAATACGTGCGGAATCTTCACCGATTTCGACGGTAACACCCATTTCTCTAAGCTTAGCTGTTAAAGGCTCCATATGTAATGGGATGATATTTTCTACAAGTACATCCTCACCCATCATAGCAGCTGCACACATATATGTTCCTGCTTCAATTCTATCTGGGATGATCGTATGTGTTGTACCATTCAGCGCTTCAACACCTTCAATCTTCAATGTATCCGTTCCAGCTCCACGAATCTTAGCACCCATATTATTAAGTAGCGTCGCAACATCTACAATTTCAGGCTCTTTCGCAGCATTTTCAATCACTGTTTTACCCTTTGCCATTGAAGCTGCCAGCATAATATTGATTGTAGCACCTACCGACACTACATCCATGAAGATTTTAGCACCCTTCAACTCTTCAGCTTCAAGATACATGCCGCCTGCTTCATTCGTAATTTTGGCACCCAATGCTTCAAATCCTTTAATATGCTGGTCAATAGGACGCGGTCCTAAAGGACACCCGCCTGGCAGTCCAATGATACACTTCTTAAATTTACCTAACATTGCGCCCATCATGTAATAAGATGCACGTAGAGATTGCACTTTATGATTCGGCAAAGGCATATTAACTGCCTCTGAAGGATCAATCGTCAAAGTATCTCCATCTAAATCTGTTTTTATATTCAAGTCTTCAAGTAAGCTCATTAATGTAACAACATCTGAAATCTCAGGTAATCCTTCTAATTTCACAATATCATTTGCCATT
Above is a window of Macrococcoides canis DNA encoding:
- the prfA gene encoding peptide chain release factor 1; the encoded protein is MFDQLEIVEQRYEQLNELLSDPDIVSDTDKLREYSKEQADLQETVEVFREYKEVKQQLEEALEMMGDASDADEQEMIKEEINELKPQIPVLEEKMKFLLIPKDPMDDKNVVMEIRGAAGGDEANIFAGDLFRMYSRFSEEQGWKIEVMETNEADHGGFKEISFTIIGKGAYSKLKFENGAHRVQRIPTTESGGRIHTSTATVAVLPEVEDVEIEIRQEDLRIETYRSSGSGGQHVNTTDSAVRITHIPTGIVATSSEKSQIKNREKALKLLKTRVFDAKLQEEQAKYSEQRKSAVGTGDRSERIRTYNYPQNRVTDHRIGLTIQKLDQIVEGKLSEVIDALTIAEQTSKLEALNDGVL
- a CDS encoding thymidine kinase codes for the protein MYEHYHSGWIECITGSMFSGKSEELIRRVRRGLFAKQKVIVFKPSIDDRYSDLEVVSHNGNKVEAVNVHHSSEILEHVKETHDIIAIDEVQFFDNDVVGVATQLAEEGYRVIVAGLDMDFRGVPFEPVPELMAVSEHVTKLQAVCSVCGAPSSRTQRLIDGAPAKFDDPIILVGAKESYEPRCREHHIVPK
- a CDS encoding type B 50S ribosomal protein L31, yielding MKQGIHPDYHKVIFLDSTTDFKFLSGSTRTSSETMTWEDGNEYPVIRLDISSDSHPFYTGRQKFASADGRVERFNKKFGFKSSNQ
- the rho gene encoding transcription termination factor Rho; amino-acid sequence: MTEKIRTSPQYESFHELYKNQTTKALTQRAKELGLVNYSKLNKKELVLAIMEKQMEKDGNYYMEGILDDIQPDGYGFLRTVNYSKGEKDIYISASQIRRFEIKKGDKVTGKVRKPKENEKYYGLLQVDFVNDQNAEEVKKRPHFQALTPLYPDERIRLETTKTAYSTRIMDLVTPIGFGQRGMIVAPPKAGKTSLLKEIANAISINHPEAKLFILLIGERPEEVTDLERSVEAAEVVHSTFDEPPEHHVKVAELLLERAKRLVEIGENVIILMDSITRLARAYNLVIPPSGRTLSGGLDPASLHKPKAFFGAARNIEAGGSLTILSTALVETGSRMDDMIYEEFKGTGNMELTLDRKLAEKRVYPAIDIRRSSTRKEELLLDKNELDMIWQLRNLFTDSPDFTERFLRRLKQSESNEDFFKQLGERMVESAKTGKPII
- the glpX gene encoding class II fructose-bisphosphatase produces the protein MERSLSMELVRVTEAAALKSAKWVGKGLKNEADDAATTAMREVFDTIPMDGVVVIGEGEMDEAPMLYIGEELGTKEGPAIDIAVDPLEGTTLVAEGSWNAMTVLAVGDRGTLLHAPDMYMEKIAVGPECKGVVDISKSVTENLQAVAKAKGKDISEVTATLLNRKRHEGIIKEIREAGARIKLIEHGDVAGAINTAFDFTGVDVLFGSGGAPEGVIAAVGIKALGGDFQGILLPEDEEQEARCRAMGIEPNTVLKLDDMVKGDDAIFAATAVTDGELMKGVQFKGGFAETYSLVMRAKSGTVRFIQGRHSLEKKPGLVIKDSDRI
- a CDS encoding winged helix-turn-helix transcriptional regulator, translating into MEVCPYLEETFKILGRSWNGLLINYLSRSENNAAHFSDIKRDLKSITPRALSLKLTELSEWGLVEKKVISTTPLSIKYVLTDKGIALSEAMHPIEAWAQEHLELEVPEKSEA
- a CDS encoding UDP-N-acetylglucosamine 1-carboxyvinyltransferase, producing MSQEVIKIRGGKPLNGSVQISGAKNSAVALIPATLMANDIVKLEGLPEISDVVTLMSLLEDLNIKTDLDGDTLTIDPSEAVNMPLPNHKVQSLRASYYMMGAMLGKFKKCIIGLPGGCPLGPRPIDQHIKGFEALGAKITNEAGGMYLEAEELKGAKIFMDVVSVGATINIMLAASMAKGKTVIENAAKEPEIVDVATLLNNMGAKIRGAGTDTLKIEGVEALNGTTHTIIPDRIEAGTYMCAAAMMGEDVLVENIIPLHMEPLTAKLREMGVTVEIGEDSARIKKPETYKPVTITTNVYPGFATDLQQPFTPLLFRADGQSIVTDTIYPARFKHVEELVRMNGNIKESAGTATVQKSNLSGAEVAASDLRAGACLVIAGLYADGVTTVYNVRHIDRGYSGIVEKLKNLGADIWRESIED